The DNA segment TCAAGTGGTTTTCACGAACCCAACGAACCCAAAAGTGGGACATCCACCAATCACTCAAGCAAGTCACTACCTTATTTATATGAAAAGCCTCTCAGGTCTTACGATCTGAGAGGCTTTTTTTATGCGCCTCCTTAATTACCGTCTTCTCAGCATGCTCTTCTCGTTCGCCAGCTAGACTCGCATTGTCGCTTGATCGGCTGTTCGCTACACTTCTGCCCCCAGCCCTCATGAGGGGCGATTTGCCTTATTCATTTGAAGTCTGTCCACTCCATTCTCCCCGCGAGCCGCTGATGATACGCGCATCAAAAACCGATCAGGCCTGGAAACAGTGGGGCGAAACAGATCCTTACTATGGGGTCATCACCGACGACAAGTTTCGCTCCGATAACCTGGACGAACAATCACGACACGACTTCTTTCAAACCGGCCAGCAAAGCGTCGCTCATGTTCTGCAGCTATGCCGCCAGCACATTCAGCCTAATTTTGAGCCGAAATCCGTGCTCGATTATGGTTGTGGGGTAGGGCGGATGGCACTCGCTTTTGCCCAGCATACGCAACACGTAATTGGAATTGATGTTTCTGAGGGGATGCTAACAGAGGCCCAACTCAATAAAGAACGACTGGGGGTCACGAATATCGAGTTACTCAAGATTGAAGGCACCCAACTTCCTACCGATAAGAAATTTGATCTCGTCCACTCGTACATTGTGCTTCAACATATCAATCCCCAACAAGGCATCGAGATCTTTCGGCAACTTATCGATAGGATTGCAGAGGGGGGCATCGGGGCGATTCAGCTCGCCTACTCTCACGAAAAATTCGCCTGCGATGACGGGCTCGCTCCTCGTTTACCCTCCCTTCGGACCATTTGGCGGTCAGTCTGGGCAAATTCAATTCTGCGTAGAAAGCTCGGGGCTTTGTTAGGATCTTCCAAGCCCCCGCAGATGCAGATGAACCCATATCAACTCAACAAAATCTTCTTTCTGCTACAAAGCGCCGGCATTCAAGACCTCCATGTCGAGTTCACCAATCATGGTGGCCATCTAGGCACTTTTTTAATCTTCCGGAAACCGGCCTAGTTTGTTTTGCCTTCCGCAAGCTCTTAGCTGCGCAAAGCGTTGATTGCGGGTGGTTGATCTTTTTTGCCATTCTCCCAAGCAGATCGCGACCCTGTGAACGACTCTGCTAGGTAGCTCGCCCCCTAAAAGTTGGCGCACGATTTGCGGCCTTAAGGGGGTATCTCTCGTTCGAACAACGCCTGACTGCCGCTAAGTGCAATCCGCAGAAGGAGCTATCATGCCAGAATCCTTTCCCCCAGATTCGCCCACTTACACCACGCTCAGCAATATTGGTCTCTCTGCGATCATCCTTATCACGCTGGCCGCTTGGTCGTACGCCATGTTTGGCGGTAGTTCTGAGATTCCGATTAATAAGTCGGCGGTTGGCCAGGAAGTTCTCGCCAGAATCGATAAGCAAAGCCCTGCCATCGAAAAAGAAGCAAAAGAACTCACTGCCGAATTAGCTCCGCCACTTGGCGAAGCGATCTATCGACGTGCGCAGCTCGACTCGAACCGCTACCTTCACGAGTTCCAGCAGCAAAGCGGCATCTATTTTGAACATGCGGACCAAATATTCGTGGGCGCAGTGAAAGCCCAGTATCGCGACTACCTCCAAGAACATCGCCAAGTCATTGCGGAAGAGTTCCCAGAGCATGCCGACAAAGAGTCGATTGATCGTTTGATTGCCAAATTCGAGCAAGTCGGCGAAAGCTTGATCGATCGCTATTACCTGAACGATTTCGCCACCGAAGCAGAACGCACAAAGCTGGCCTGGGAGAAAATTCGTCCGCTAACTCCGCCGACCGCAGGCGAACCTTCCTTGGAAGAGCAACTGCTTGAGTACGGCACTGATTGGTCCGTGCTGGCATTTACGGACGAGGCCCAACAACGCGTGATCAACTGACAAGCAACTTCCTTTGTTCTCTCATAAATCGATCTCGCATTCACTCTCCTCCAAGGGGCCAAATCATGCCAGCGAATACCAATAACCACCAAACTCCCAATTCATTCCTCGCTTCCAGCCAATTTACGGCGATCTTGGTTGGCTTGTTCTTGCTGGAACTGGTTGTCATCAGTTCGTTCACGTATTTCAAAGTTCGCGCTGAACTGCAACCAACTCAATTGGTTGATCAAGCAGAAAAAGCACTTCAAGAGAATTATCCTCGAATTCGTCAGCGCGTCACGGAAGAGGTAAAAAAACAAGCACCGCAGATCGCTGAAACGATCAGTAACGAGCTCATCCAATCGACTCCGGAAGCACGACGATGGTTAGAAGAGACCACCCGTCGTCAGCTCGACTATACCTTGGACGAAACCACCCAACTCAGCACGGAAGAGTTTCGCGAACTGCTTCAGGCCCATCACAAGGAAATTGAAACCCTCTTTCAAGAGATCGAGGCGGCCCCCAACGAAACGAAAGAAGTCGTACTCGATTTTGAATCCAGTATCGATAAAAGCTGGGGCATCGACTTGCAGAACCAGGCTCGAAATGCCCTGGAATTACACCGCCGTTTAAATGACAAGCTCGAACGGCTCACCAGTGATGCCCCTCTTGATCCGAAGGAGCTTCTGGAACGTCGCATCGTGCGTATCTTGCGAACCATGGAAGAAGAACGCCTTCCTCAACTGCCAACGCTCTCGCAAACGAATTCGTAGTAATCAAAACAAAACCGCCCCGCTGGAACTCAGCCGGGGCGGTTTTGCTATTGTTGATCACTTGGCGCGCAATCCAAATTTGTTCAGGCGTGCTATCCTCAAGGCCGACCTCAATCTGGAATCAGCAGTGGCTTTAACCACTTCCTTAGTCCAAGGGAGCCGTCAATTGAGGCGTGCCGTGAACCTGGACGCTCGCTTTATGGGGGCCACGATCTAAATGGTATGGCCCGATCGCCTGATCAAAATTCAGCAGCAACACCGTATCATCGGTGGCTTTCAGACGTCGCTCTGGCGTGAACGGCTTTTTGTAAAGCGGCTTGGATGAGATCCGAACTTCATCCACTTGACCGTCAAAGAACGACATCGGCTGGGCACTTCCATCCGGATCCGCCCCGATGAACAGCGGCAAATCATTCGTCTTTCGTTTCCAGCTTGGATCGAGCTCCGTTTGATCGGCCAACTTGCCATCGACGAACAACGATAGCTGTGCGTCATCGCGGACGAAAGCCACGTGCGTCCATTTGCCTGTCGGAACGTCTTCGCTGCTGTGTACCGAGCGGTACTTGCCACCGAGGTGAACACTTGCCGAAGGTTTGCCGTCGTTCAGAAAAATACTGAATTCGCTGCCTTGGGTCTTGGCGATCAGCCCGACA comes from the Bremerella cremea genome and includes:
- a CDS encoding class I SAM-dependent methyltransferase, whose translation is MIRASKTDQAWKQWGETDPYYGVITDDKFRSDNLDEQSRHDFFQTGQQSVAHVLQLCRQHIQPNFEPKSVLDYGCGVGRMALAFAQHTQHVIGIDVSEGMLTEAQLNKERLGVTNIELLKIEGTQLPTDKKFDLVHSYIVLQHINPQQGIEIFRQLIDRIAEGGIGAIQLAYSHEKFACDDGLAPRLPSLRTIWRSVWANSILRRKLGALLGSSKPPQMQMNPYQLNKIFFLLQSAGIQDLHVEFTNHGGHLGTFLIFRKPA